GCTCCTGCCGGCGCAGCGCCTCGGCCACGTCGCGGCGGGGGCGCCCCTCCAGCCGCCGCACCAGCCGGCAGCACCGGTCCAGCAGCCGCACCACGCCCTCGGTGCGGGGGAGGTAGTCCACCACCACCTCGCCGCCGCGCACCGGGGCGAAGGGGTCCACCTGGGTGCGGCGCAGCATCAGATCCCCAGCCCGAGCTGCCGGTCCGGCCCGCCCCGCAGCCCCCGGCCGCGCCGCTGCGAGGCGTAGAACTCGTGCGTCCCCGCCGAGACGATCTCGAAGAGCGAGGCCACCGAGTCGCCCTGGCGGCGGAGCAGCCGGCCCAGCCGCTGCGCGAACTGGCGGGGGCTCCCGCGGGTGCTGTCGCCCAGGACGACGCCCAGCTTGGCGGAGGGGACGTCCCATCCCTCGTCCAGCACCCGCACGCTCGCCACCGCGCGCACCGCCCCCGCGGCCACGGCGTCCAGCACCGCCTTGCGCTCGGAGGCCGGGGTCTCGGAGGTGACGATGGGGACGGCCAGGCGGCGCGACACCGCCTCGGCGGCCTCGGCGCTCCCGCAAAAGAGCACGGCGGTCTCGGCGGGGAAGAGGCGGAGGATGCGCTCCGCCTCGCGCAGCTTGGGCGCGGAGCCGGCGACGATCCGCTCGCGCTCGCGCCAGGCGCGGAAGGCGCGCCGCGCGGCCGGGGAGCGGCGGGTGTCCGCCATGAACCAGGGCCAGAACTCGCGCGCGGGCGTGTCCGCCCACCCGCGCGCGGCCACGTACGCCTCGTACGCCTCCGTGCGGCGGCGGTACGCCTCGGCCTCCTCGGGGGCGAGCGGGACGAAGCGCCGCTCCAGCGCGAAGCCGGCCAGCTCCGCCTCGCTCATCTCCCCCACCGCCCGCCGGTACACCACCGGGCCCACCAGCCGCCGCAGCTCCGCGTCGCGCCCGTCCGGGTAGGTGGCCGTGAGCCCCAGCCGGCGCGCCGCCGGGGCGATGCGCAGCGCGTCGTGCCACGCCTTGGCCTCGCCCCCGGCGGTGTCCGCCAGGTGGTGCGCCTCGTCCAGCACCAGCAGGTCGAAGCGCTCGCCCCAGCGCTCCAGCAGCGCGAAGGCGGAGTGGTAGGTGGTGACGGTGACGGGCCGCACCTCCTTTTCCGCGGCGTAGAAGGCCCCCACCCGCTCCGCCCCGAAGGCGTCCGCGAGCTGCGAGAACCACTGCCCCACCAGGGCCTGCGTGGGCGCCACCACGCAGGCGCCCCGCCCCCCGGCGGCCACGGCCAGGAGCGCCACCAGCGTCTTCCCTGCGCCGGTGGGGAGCACCACCGTCCCCCGCCCCCCCGCCGCCTCCCAGCGCTTCAGCGCCTCGCGCTGGTACTCCCGCGGCTCGCGCGGGTCCAGCAGCGGCGCGTCCAGCGCCTCCGCCCCGCGCCCGCCCTCCGCGATGCCGCGCTCCTCCGCCCAGGCGCGCAGCTCCGGGAGCCGGCTCCCCGGCGCGACGTACGCGTCCGCCCGCGCATCGTACACCATCCACGCGGGCGGACGCTCCCGCACCCTCCGCAGCACCGCCAGCCCGTTCCGGTACCGGATCTCCGGACGGGGCTGCGGCGTGTCGGGCGGCTGGCTCACGTCATCGGGCTCAGGCATTTCACTCCCGCACTTTCGCACTCACGCACTCACGCACTCCTCACCGCACCAGGTGAAACCGCTCCTGCCGCTCCAGGACCCAGCGGCGCGTCCCGTCGGCATCCAGCCAGGCCTCCTCCTCCTGCGCCATGCGCACCCGCTGGCCGCCCCACTCGGGGACGGGCGTGGTGGCCTGCAGCTCGATGGAGTACCAGGTGTTGGGGCGGAGCGGCGGGTCGCCCCAGCCGGCGACGCCCTCCTGCCGGTCCCAGAGGCCGATGATGGCGCCCGCGCCGTGGCCGTGGTCGCCGATGGGGTGCGTGTAGATGGTGCCGTCGATCCCCGCCGCACGCATCCGCTCGCGCGCGCGGCGCAGCACCTCGTTGCCGCTGCGGCCGGGGACCATCTCCTCCAGGAGCAGGTCCTGCAGCCGGTTGGAGTTGCGGAGCGGCGTACAGGCCGGCGGGGCGTCGGTCTCGCCCTCGCGCAGCACGTACCCCATGTGCTGGGTGTCGGTGTGCAGCCCCAGCGCCACGATCCCGAAGTCGGTGTGCAGCACGTCGCCGCGCCGGATCACCGGGTCGGCGGAGTCGCCCATCTCCACGCCGCGCCGCTGCACCGTCACCGAGGGCTGGAACCAGCTCCCCAGCCCCAGGTCGTTCACCCTCTGCCGCATCCACCACACCACGTCGGAGGTGCGGGTGGTCCCCGGGGTGATCACGCGCTCCGAGAACGCCTCGGCGATGATGGAGTGGGCGAGCTTCTGCATCTCCACGTACGCGGGCATCATCTCCGGGATGCGCTCGGCCAGGTAGTCCAGCGCCAGGAGCTCGCGCCGCACCACCCGCTCGCGGTACCGCTCCGGGAGCGCGGCGCTCAGCTGTTCCCACTCCCCCGCGGTGAGCCCGTCCGAGAAGGCGTGCGCATGCGAGATGTTCACGGCGATGGTCCGCGGGTCGCACGCTTCCACCAGGGGCGGGAGGAGCTTCCACTGCTCGGGGCCGTACGGCTCGGCGGCGCGCTGCTGCACGCCGGCCGAGCCCACCGCGGCGTCGGGGTCGCGCACCACGCGGTACAGCCCGCCCTGCGCCGTCCCGCCGATGGCGATCCGCTCCACCCCGCGCTCCGGGCCGCGGTCGCAGAACACGTAGATGGTGCGGCGGCGGGCGGCCATGGTGGTGGGCGACACCAGCGCGCGGAAGACGGGGTCCTCGTTGTACTCGCGCATGGGGACGATCCACATCCCCACGCCCTGCTCACGCATCAGCCGGGGGAGGACGCGCTCTAGGCGGAGGCGGAGCCACTCCTGCCGCGTCTGGGCCTGCTCGCGCAGGGTGCCGAAGGGGCGCTCCTGCGCCGCGGCGGGGGCGGCCAGGAGCAGGGCGAGGAGGGCAAGGGTGGTGCGCTTCATGGGACCGGGGCTCGGATGGGGCGGAAGAGGGCGCGTTCGCCGTCACGCGGAGTCTACGGCGGCGCGCGCGCCGGGGGCAAGGCGCGGCCCACCGTTTGCGCGCCCCCGCGGAGCATCGCCTCCATCCCCCCTTCGCCTCCGGCAGCCATGAAGAGCAAGCGCACACGCCCCGACCCGGATCCCGGCCCGCGCCTCGTCCCCGTCCGCGACGAGCTGGCCGACGCCGTGCACGCCCTGGGCGCCACCGCGACCTTCCTGTCGCTGGCGGTGCTCTTCGGCCCCGACGCTTTGGAACAGGAATGGGAGTTCCGGGAGGGAGGGCGCGAGCTGGCCCGCGGCGTGGTGCTCCGCGCCTTCCACGGCGGCGACGCCCCCTCCGCCGCGGAGCTGCGGGAGTCCGCGTCCGCCCAGCGGGAGGCGATCCGGGAGCTGGCGGAGGGCCCCGCCGCGGCGCTCCTTCCGGCCGCGCTGGAGGACGTGCCGACGGAGGTGCTGGCCGAAGCCGGCGCCCTGCTGCGGGAGGCGGGGCTGGAGCACATGGAGCTGGACGTGATGCTCGCGACGCAGGACGAGCAGGGGCTGGTCCTCGCCGGCGTCCCCGTGACCCCGGCGCAGGCGCACGTCTGGCTCCTGGAGCCGCTGTACGAGCGGCTGGAGGCCTGGGTGGAGGGCGACGACCTGCTCACCCTGGAGCGCGCGGCTGCGCGGTGGTACTTCGAGCGGTGGACCCCGGCCGGACGGCAGCGGGACCACGAGTTCGCCCGCGGGGTGCGAGAGCAGGAGTTCGCGCTCGTGGACCGCCCCTTCCTGGGGCTGGGCGACCGCACCCTCCTGGAATTCCTGTACGAGGACGAGGAGATGGAGGAGTTCCCCGCGAGGCAGCGGGCCATGGCATACGGGCTCCTGGGGTCGGTGGCGGGGGTGTGGGAGGTGCGGGAGCGAAAGGGGGAGGAGGCGACGTTCGCCTCGCCGCTGGACGGCGCCACGCTCCGGGTGTGCGAGCACGCCCCGGACACGCACTACGGGGCGGGCGCCCTCGCCCTGGGGCGGCTGATCCCCCGCGGCGACGGCTCCTGGCTGCGCTCCCCGGGGATGGTCGTGCTCGCGGAGTCGGACCCGGACCGGCCGGCCGCCCTGGCCCGCGCGCTCCGGGAGATGGGGGACGCCCTCCCGGACGCCCTCAAGGTGGAGGCGATGATCACGAGGCTGGTCTCGTCCACGAAGCTCCCGCGAAAGGTCCGCCCCGCGCCGGGGAAGGAGGAGGCGGCGGAGGCCCTGCAGATGCTCCCGCCCCTCCTGCTGGAGGCGGGGATCGCCCGCGAGGTCGGCGCGGACGAGCTCCCGCCGGAGGTGGACCGATCGCAGCTCCCGGAGGGGCCATTCTACGACTACGAGGTGGACGTGGCGATGGCGGAGTGGATCGGCGCGCTGAACGAGCAGGCCCTCGGGGGGGCGTCCGGGGGCGGCGCGAAGGCGAAGAAGACGGGCGGGAAGCCGCGGAAGAAGCGCTGACGGAACGGTGCGTGCGGGGGCACGCAGGACGCCCCTCAGTGTAGGGTGAAGGGGGCCGGGCGCGAGCGGCCGGCCCGCGAGGGGAGCTCGACGCTCCCGGAACGTCTCACGGCGAGGAGGACATCATCGCAGCCAGACCCGAAACGACGCGCGTGAACAACCAGATCCGCATCTCCCCGGTCCGCCTGATCGGCGCGGACGGCGAGCAGGTGGGGATCGTCGCCCTGGACCAGGCCCGGGAGGCCGCCCGCTCGGCGGGGCTCGACCTGGTGGAGGTCGCGGCCACGGCCCGCCCGCCGGTGGTGCGGGTGATGGACTGGGGGAAGCACCAGTACGAGCAGCAGAAGGCGGCCCGCGAGGCACGCAAGCGCCAGCACACGGTGGACGTGAAGGAGGTGAAGTTCCGCCCCCTCACCGACACGCACGACTTCGACGTCAAGGTCCGCAACGCCCGTCGCTTCCTGGAGAAGGGGAAGAAGGTGAAGGTGACCGTCCGCTACCGGGGCCGCGAGATGCGCCGGCCGGAGCTGGGTCGGAAGGTGCTGGACGACGTCAGCGAGGCGCTGGGCGACGTCGCCGAGGTGGAGAACCGGAGCGACCGGTTCGAGGCGCGGCAGCTCTTCATGACGCTGGCGCCGGCGCGGGAGTAGGCGCGCGGAGGGCCCGCACGCGCGAAGGGGCGCGCACCCGCGGCGGGTGCGCGCCCCTTCGGCTTCAACCGGTCCGGGGTGTGTCTAGTCGCTCGGGCGCTGCTGCACCAGGCCGGTGCCCCGGTAGGCGTTCCGGCCGGTGCCGAGCACCTTGCGGGAGTACCCGTTCTCCGGGTCGCGCCCACGGCGCAGGGAGCGGTCCACGGCGCCCTCGCCGCGGTTGTAGGC
This DNA window, taken from Longimicrobiaceae bacterium, encodes the following:
- the infC gene encoding translation initiation factor IF-3; protein product: MNNQIRISPVRLIGADGEQVGIVALDQAREAARSAGLDLVEVAATARPPVVRVMDWGKHQYEQQKAAREARKRQHTVDVKEVKFRPLTDTHDFDVKVRNARRFLEKGKKVKVTVRYRGREMRRPELGRKVLDDVSEALGDVAEVENRSDRFEARQLFMTLAPARE
- a CDS encoding M24 family metallopeptidase; protein product: MKRTTLALLALLLAAPAAAQERPFGTLREQAQTRQEWLRLRLERVLPRLMREQGVGMWIVPMREYNEDPVFRALVSPTTMAARRRTIYVFCDRGPERGVERIAIGGTAQGGLYRVVRDPDAAVGSAGVQQRAAEPYGPEQWKLLPPLVEACDPRTIAVNISHAHAFSDGLTAGEWEQLSAALPERYRERVVRRELLALDYLAERIPEMMPAYVEMQKLAHSIIAEAFSERVITPGTTRTSDVVWWMRQRVNDLGLGSWFQPSVTVQRRGVEMGDSADPVIRRGDVLHTDFGIVALGLHTDTQHMGYVLREGETDAPPACTPLRNSNRLQDLLLEEMVPGRSGNEVLRRARERMRAAGIDGTIYTHPIGDHGHGAGAIIGLWDRQEGVAGWGDPPLRPNTWYSIELQATTPVPEWGGQRVRMAQEEEAWLDADGTRRWVLERQERFHLVR
- a CDS encoding DEAD/DEAH box helicase; protein product: MPEPDDVSQPPDTPQPRPEIRYRNGLAVLRRVRERPPAWMVYDARADAYVAPGSRLPELRAWAEERGIAEGGRGAEALDAPLLDPREPREYQREALKRWEAAGGRGTVVLPTGAGKTLVALLAVAAGGRGACVVAPTQALVGQWFSQLADAFGAERVGAFYAAEKEVRPVTVTTYHSAFALLERWGERFDLLVLDEAHHLADTAGGEAKAWHDALRIAPAARRLGLTATYPDGRDAELRRLVGPVVYRRAVGEMSEAELAGFALERRFVPLAPEEAEAYRRRTEAYEAYVAARGWADTPAREFWPWFMADTRRSPAARRAFRAWRERERIVAGSAPKLREAERILRLFPAETAVLFCGSAEAAEAVSRRLAVPIVTSETPASERKAVLDAVAAGAVRAVASVRVLDEGWDVPSAKLGVVLGDSTRGSPRQFAQRLGRLLRRQGDSVASLFEIVSAGTHEFYASQRRGRGLRGGPDRQLGLGI